The Leifsonia poae region GAACTCGAGTCCGAGATTGAACAGGAGCAGGATCAGACCGAAGATCGCGATCAGTTCGATGTAGTTCGACTCGAAGTTGAGCGGGAACCAGCCGGTGTGCGGGCTGGCCAGCAACCCGACGAGCATATAGATGGGAATCGCGGGGAGACCGATCAGCTTGCCGAGACGCCCGAGCACGTAGGCCACGAGCAGGAGGATGCCGAGAATGATGAGGTCTTCGCCGAGATGCATGACTACCCCCCGGGCGGTGCGTCTACGGTGATGCGCGCGGGCAGTTCACCGGTACGGAAGAAAGCGAACGCCTTCGCCACTTTCTCGGGCGATCCGGCGACGACGAGGGTGTCACCGGGGAAGACCTTGAAGTCGGGGGCGGGCGCCGGGTTGGCGGATTCGCCGCGCACGACGGCGACGACGGTGAGCCCGACGAAGCCTCGGTCGCCCGGCGCGCCGAGCTGCTGGCCGGCGATGTAGTCCTCGTAGTCGACCGAGAACCAGTCGATGCTGAGCCCGGGGATCTGGTCGAGGGCGGTGAGCGACTCGGTGATCTGCGTTCCGCCGAGCAGCTCGGCGAGGGTGTGCGCCTCGTCTTCGCTCAGCCGCAGCGAGACCTTCGTCACATCAGCGCCGTCTTCGTGATCCGAGAAAGTGATCAGGTCACTGTGTCCCGACCGGTGCGCGATGACACCGACCTTCCCTCCGTCATCGGTGACGAAGGTGTGCAGCACCCCGACCCCGGGGAGCTTGACCCGTCGAACGTCAACCATTTTCCGTCTCCATAAACATTGGGGGCAGTCAGAAAAGAATACCGGACCCTCCTGAAGGTGGCTCCGGGTTTCGTGGTGTAGTGGGGCCGTGCGGTCGGCGCGCACCGGTTTCGACCGGGTCGCACACCGACCGCCGCCCGCGCTACTCGCCCGCCTGCGCGGGCGGTTCCGTCGAGCGTTTCGTCGACGCCGGCTTGGTGGCAGCAGGTTTGGTGGGGGCCGGCTTGGTGGAGGCCGGCTTGCGCGGGGCGCGTGCCCGCGTCGCCGCGCGAGCCTCCTTCGCCATCTTCGCCGCAGCGGCGTCGACGTCCACGATGTCCGGCGCTTCGAGACGGATGCGGTCGGCCGACTCGTCGTCGGGCTGCAATTGGCTCGCACGTTCGGCGGCGACCCGCTCGAGGTAGGTCTGCACCTCACGATCTTCGCGCGCCTTGTTCCAGCCGAGCACACCGGCCATCAGTTTCGCCGCGACCGGTGCGGCGGAGACGCCCCGGTCCCAGGCCTCGATCGAGATGCGGGTGCGCCGGGCGAGCACATCCTCCAGGTGCAGGGCACCCTCGTTGGTGGCCGCGTAGACCACCTCGGCTCCGACATAGTCGTCAGCGCCGGGCAGCGGTTCGGCCAGCGCCGGATTCTCGCGGATCAGGGCGAGGATGTCTTCGGCCAGCGTGCCGTACCGATTCAGGAGGTGCTCGATGCGCGCGACGTGCAAGCCGCTCTCGGAGGCGATCCGTCCGCGCTTGTTCCAGGCCGCCTGATAGCCCTCAGCACCGACGAGCGAGATCTCCTCCGTCGTGCTGCGCGGGATCTTGCCGTCGAGCGCGTCGACGGCCGCGTCGAT contains the following coding sequences:
- a CDS encoding cation:proton antiporter regulatory subunit, with protein sequence MVDVRRVKLPGVGVLHTFVTDDGGKVGVIAHRSGHSDLITFSDHEDGADVTKVSLRLSEDEAHTLAELLGGTQITESLTALDQIPGLSIDWFSVDYEDYIAGQQLGAPGDRGFVGLTVVAVVRGESANPAPAPDFKVFPGDTLVVAGSPEKVAKAFAFFRTGELPARITVDAPPGG